The region GCTACCTGCAATTAGCAAAACTAAAAATATCTCTAGCGGATGTGCTTTAATGCTATTTCCGTAGATAATTGGCTGTAAAACAATGTCATCAATTAGCTTGATGATTAAGAATGCCATGAGGATTAAAAAAGCAAGGTGTAACAGCTGCGAGTTGTCCATTAAGTTGATATTGGTTGTTAGTCCGATTAAGACACCAATTATAGCGCCTACTAATGGTCCAATGTATGGAATCACGTTTAGGATTGCTGAAATTAAACCAATAACAATTGCCGTTTGAAAATTTATGCCAATTAGGGATAATCCAATTGTATCAAGAATCATTATTGCAATACTTTCCAGCATCAGTCCAATAAAATACCTTCGGAGTAAGATGTTGATGCTCGATAATGCATGATCTATTTGCTTCTCAAATTTTTCGGGGAAAAGAATGGTGATACCTTCGTAAAACAGGGAGTCATCTTTTAGGAAGAAGTAGGTGATGAATGAAATGGCAAATAGAGCAATGAATAGATTGACCATTAAGTTAGCCGTTGAGCTAAAAAAACTAGTTATCATTGACACGCTAAAAAAGGTGGTTATTTTTGATGTGATAAAGATTTTTAATGAGAAGTTTTGTGCGCTTGCTGGCAAATATTTTTGGATTAAGAGTTGGAGTTTATCAATAGGTTGGGAAAAACTATCAACCATGGCGTTAACATCAACGGTGCCAAGTTCGTTGAACTGACTTACCACAAGCGGTATCATAATCCGAAAGAAGGCGATAAAAAACATCCAAATAGCAATAAGTGCAATAGCAGCACCTAGCGATCGAGGAATTCCCCAGCCTTTTATTTTAATTCGGCATAATCCGTCCACAATGGGCTTTCCCATAAGGCTAAGTACCGCCGAAATTAGTATGTATGTTACTATAGAGGAAAAATACCATAGCAGGAATGCTACAACAGCAACAATTACTCCAATAATAATGTACCGTACCAGCTGGTTCATAAACAAAATTTTATCAAACCTACAGCAATTAATGGAATTATCAAAGAATTCGGATGTGGAAATTT is a window of Tenuifilaceae bacterium CYCD DNA encoding:
- a CDS encoding AI-2E family transporter yields the protein MNQLVRYIIIGVIVAVVAFLLWYFSSIVTYILISAVLSLMGKPIVDGLCRIKIKGWGIPRSLGAAIALIAIWMFFIAFFRIMIPLVVSQFNELGTVDVNAMVDSFSQPIDKLQLLIQKYLPASAQNFSLKIFITSKITTFFSVSMITSFFSSTANLMVNLFIALFAISFITYFFLKDDSLFYEGITILFPEKFEKQIDHALSSINILLRRYFIGLMLESIAIMILDTIGLSLIGINFQTAIVIGLISAILNVIPYIGPLVGAIIGVLIGLTTNINLMDNSQLLHLAFLILMAFLIIKLIDDIVLQPIIYGNSIKAHPLEIFLVLLIAGSIAGILGMLLAIPSYTVLRVFAKEFFNNFRVVQKLTEKI